A stretch of the Papaver somniferum cultivar HN1 chromosome 6, ASM357369v1, whole genome shotgun sequence genome encodes the following:
- the LOC113289952 gene encoding uncharacterized protein LOC113289952 yields the protein MVKIHAPSLVSLVYKGSVAREYDLSSFPLLVDADIDFVSETLTETWDAKISYSAGVRVNEFLRGLTNVNCLKISGQAIKGLSFADDLLKDLAPFCNLIQLDVTGVLETSADTGICALLQLAPRLESLIFREGLPMDRAMKMKVGR from the exons ATGGTCAAAATTCATGCACCAAGTCTAGTGTCTCTCGTGTACAAGGGTAGTGTTGCAAGGGAATACGATTTATCTAGCTTTCCATTACTAGTTGATGCAGATATCGACTTCGTATCCGAAACTTTGACTGAAACGTGGGATGCAAAGATAAGTTACAGTGCAGGTGTAAGGGTAAATGAGTTTCTTAGGGGCCTCACCAATGTAAATTGTCTAAAAATTTCTGGTCAAGCCATAAAG GGTCTCTCCTTTGCGGATGATCTCTTAAAAGATCTGGCACCATTTTGTAATTTGATCCAGTTGGATGTGACTGGGGTTCTTGAAACTTCAGCCGATACAGGGATTTGTGCGTTGCTACAATTGGCACCAAGACTTGAGTCACTCATATTTCGCGAG GGTTTACCAA
- the LOC113289951 gene encoding F-box/FBD/LRR-repeat protein At1g78750-like isoform X1 produces the protein MHIICSTRNVRGEEKITESKQFTLKSKVTLYSEKYMDRRVDWISILPDPLLHHILSFLDTKCAIRTSILSKRWKYIWTSIPNFDFLNWRGADYHLDVESDNKKFVNFMDGMIRLRDMSHMRKFYLKCDESSNGFRINSWISAVISRKVEELILILEADEPDEIPPSLFTCGPLVSLELQLPNLYLRLPNCISFPRLKVLRLFGINFRDDLLTEQLFSSCPILEDLIMRDCTWLYMENLCISAPALKLGD, from the exons ATGCATATAATTTGCAGCACTCGAAACGTAAGAGGAGAGGAGAAGATCACTGAAAGCAAACAGTTTACTCTCAAGTCTAAGGTCACCTTATATTCAG AAAAATATATGGATCGAAGAGTCGATTGGATCAGCATATTACCTGATCCACTTCTTCATCACATTCTATCTTTTCTTGATACCAAGTGTGCTATTCGTACAAGCATTTTATCCAAAAGATGGAAGTACATATGGACATCTATCCCcaattttgattttcttaattggCGTGGTGCTGATTATCACCTTGATGTTGAATCGGATAACAAGAAATTCGTAAATTTTATGGATGGAATGATTCGTCTCCGTGATATGTCACATATGCGAAAGTTTTATCTAAAGTGTGATGAAAGCTCTAATGGGTTTCGGATTAATTCGTGGATCTCTGCTGTAATAAGCCGGAAAGTTGAAGAGCTTATTCTCATCTTAGAGGCAGACGAACCAGATGAGATTCCTCCTTCCCTTTTTACCTGTGGACCGCTGGTTTCCTTGGAGCTACAATTACCCAACCTTTATCTCCGTCTTCCTAATTGTATCTCTTTTCCTAGACTCAAGGTTCTTCGACTGTTTGGCATCAACTTTAGAGATGACTTATTGACTGAGCAACTTTTTTCTAGTTGCCCCATCCTCGAAGATTTGATTATGAGGGATTGCACTTGGCTGTATATGGAGAATTTGTGTATTTCTGCTCCTGCATTGAAACTTGGAGATTGA
- the LOC113289951 gene encoding F-box/FBD/LRR-repeat protein At1g78750-like isoform X2, with the protein MDRRVDWISILPDPLLHHILSFLDTKCAIRTSILSKRWKYIWTSIPNFDFLNWRGADYHLDVESDNKKFVNFMDGMIRLRDMSHMRKFYLKCDESSNGFRINSWISAVISRKVEELILILEADEPDEIPPSLFTCGPLVSLELQLPNLYLRLPNCISFPRLKVLRLFGINFRDDLLTEQLFSSCPILEDLIMRDCTWLYMENLCISAPALKLGD; encoded by the coding sequence ATGGATCGAAGAGTCGATTGGATCAGCATATTACCTGATCCACTTCTTCATCACATTCTATCTTTTCTTGATACCAAGTGTGCTATTCGTACAAGCATTTTATCCAAAAGATGGAAGTACATATGGACATCTATCCCcaattttgattttcttaattggCGTGGTGCTGATTATCACCTTGATGTTGAATCGGATAACAAGAAATTCGTAAATTTTATGGATGGAATGATTCGTCTCCGTGATATGTCACATATGCGAAAGTTTTATCTAAAGTGTGATGAAAGCTCTAATGGGTTTCGGATTAATTCGTGGATCTCTGCTGTAATAAGCCGGAAAGTTGAAGAGCTTATTCTCATCTTAGAGGCAGACGAACCAGATGAGATTCCTCCTTCCCTTTTTACCTGTGGACCGCTGGTTTCCTTGGAGCTACAATTACCCAACCTTTATCTCCGTCTTCCTAATTGTATCTCTTTTCCTAGACTCAAGGTTCTTCGACTGTTTGGCATCAACTTTAGAGATGACTTATTGACTGAGCAACTTTTTTCTAGTTGCCCCATCCTCGAAGATTTGATTATGAGGGATTGCACTTGGCTGTATATGGAGAATTTGTGTATTTCTGCTCCTGCATTGAAACTTGGAGATTGA